The DNA sequence CAGTATGCTCATTTCCTGAGCCCATTTCCCTGATGCAGTCCCTTGGACCATGTGAAGGGGGAGAGGCGCAGGGTAACTAGCTAACTGGTCAGTCATTTCCTCTCCAGTGGCCTGGCTCACTCACAGGGGAGTAGAATGCCTCCCAGACCCCAGCTGCAGGCCAAGTGGGATGACTCATTACCACAGCTAACAAGCTCCCTCAATCCCACAAACACTGCGAGGGAGGGGTTAGGATTCAATTTCATCTGACAAACCATGCCCATGAAGACGACTGTTCCTAAAAGTTCTTATCTTGCTCCAAATGACATTGCATTtccatttcttatttaatgCCCTATATGCACAAATTTGTGTGAAACTGAGGATATCAAGAATTTAGTCTAGATGTCTGCAGAGCCAGGAGAACTTAAAATGGGTGTTCAATTGCATAGAACATACAGCAAAAGAGAACTAGCCTATAGGATATGAAGATGAGCAGGCCCCTCCCATCTGGAGGTGGGGTCCAGTGCTTCTCCAGCATTGGAATGCTACACAGGAGCCACAGAGAGCAGCAAACTCCAGgacccctcctctctgtgttcaCTGCACTGGGTTTGAGTAATGCAATCTGTGGATCGATGGACCAGTCAGCCTCTCACTGAGTAGCTTGTATTCCCagtgaaattaatatttctaaACCCGTATAGACCCACCAGACAGCCCTGAATCGCCGTTGCTGGCTGTCAAGGCCTTGACTTTAGCTGCTTTCTAACAAACAGGAGAAGCTGGTTACATCAATAGTTTACTCAATAGTCAAGTTCCATCAATAGTTAATAAAGGTAAGACTGTCAACAGTAATCTACCAGCAGAAGCATCAGACACTAGTCTTAAACAGTATTTTATGAGTCACCCTCAGCAtgaaaaactaacaaaaactATGCAATATCCAACTGTAATTGCCTTTCATCTACTCCGAAAGCAATATGGACTAAATGGACTTCACAAACAGACTGACACAGAACTCATATTTTTAGGGTGTATTGTCTTCTTTAGCTTTGAAGCCAGTAACCAAAAGTGAGGAATCTAAAGAGGATGATCATTGAATGTCACAGGGCTTTCCAGTACACTTGTGACAGCTATTCCATATTGTCTGGCAGTCACGCAAACTGAAAGATCTTTCCATTCTAATCTATAATGTAGAAATCACAATCCCATTGCTAAAGAAGTTAGCCTAAGCTCTAGCTATATTTGTTCGTATGAGCTGTGGTCATACTATCACACCATCTGTCactacaaaaaaatcacaataagttccacaaaacacttttcactGATAAACAGAAAGTCACCTCCATTTTTCCGTAAAATTGAAAgggaaggaaaggaaagggaaggaaagaaattttaaaaaatgattgtattgCTACAATCTTGAAGAAATGCAAAAGAATGCATCTATTGCTGTACAGTGTGCAAATGTCCATTCCTTTTCGGATGGACGCTATTGATTTAGCATTGGGATTTAACTGAAGCTGCAGGCCTGATGACAGTCTCAAGGTCACTGCCGTCCTGCAGAGCCAAGGCCAACACAGCCAGGGGGGAACGTGGAACCTCTGATAGGGATCACGGGCAAACGCGGTGGGAAGGATCCCCACGGGagataatggtaaatggactgcatttatatagcgcttttatccaaaacgctttacaattgatgcctctcattcgccagagcagttgggggttaggtgccttgctcaaggacacttcgacacgcccagggcggggtttgaaccggcaaccctccgactgccagacaatcggtcttacctcctgagctatgtcgcccacaCGGCGAGCGTGCTTCGAGTGATGGAGCACTGCAGCGAGCTCCCAGACCGGAGTAAGTGATGGGAAGTCCCTGATGGCCTTGAGCTACACCCAGCAGGGTCACAGAGAGTCAGCCTGACTGGCCTTGAGCTACACCCAGCAGGATCACAGAGAGTCAGCCTGACTGGCCTTGAGCTACACCCAGCAGGGTAACAGAGAGTCAGCCTGACTGGCCTTGAGCTACACCCTACAAGGCAGGGTACAAGGACAGAGAGTCTGAGGCCTAGACCAGTAACGAGAGAAGTGGCGCTACCAGGACCACAGTCCATCATCTTCATTTACACAGGCTGGACACCATAGCCTGCTGCACACTACGCATGTTTTACAAGCTTACTGTCACTCAGTCTATTATGACACAATCTATGTGTGAACCAGCAGGCACGTCTGTCTGCCAGAATCTGTGACTTGAGGTAGACAGAGCTGTCAAAACTCGGCCCTCAGACTTACTAACGTCCCCCGAAATTAGTCTGCCTGccacaaatatacagtatgagcTAATGAATCACTGTGATGATTGATGGCTCAAGAGAAGCCTGGAAACTAAAGCTGACATATTGCACCAAGCAATTTCAAATTATGTAATTAAAGATTATTTTGCTAGGCTATGGCAAAGGCTAATCTACTGCCCCCAACACAAGTAAGCCCTCCTGGAATGTTTCCACGTCACAGGACCATCGCCCCAGTCCAAATGACCAGCCGTTTCCCCTCTGTTCTGCTCCAACAGAGTGGACCAGGATCAGGCCCTGAGCAAGCCCCTGCTGCCACAAACGGGAGACCCCACACATCACCGCACTCCTGCATCTTGCTTGGACCTCATTAATAAATGTTACCTGTCCACTTCTCACCCATTACAAGACTATGGTTGGTGGTTGCAACGGGCAGGCTATAAATAAAGGTTTGCAATTTAAGAATTTCAGTTCATTGCATGGCACTGCAACAAAATTTAAGCTGAATTGATCAAAtttagttcactttctggagtaaACCTGCTTTGGAAATAGCATACTTTAAGTGTATATTCTTGCTTTAATTTGCAAGCCCATCAGTTTCCCTGTACCAGCCAATGTAAAAGCTGGAAGGTCATGAGAAACTTCTGCAAGTAtctaaaatatgttcacatacatatattccctgagccaatcaaaaacactaTAAAAACTGAAACGACATCAAGAAACTCCGGAAATTGAACTATCATGTTAAGCTATTTTTGACATCATCTTGACTCTGcaaatgtgaaagaaaatgaaagtacAGGAGAAGCCAATATAGCAGAGTGACCATGCTATTTATTTCACAACTTTCCCAAATACCTAGGCCTACATTGTGTGGGTTATGGCATCATGTGTTTTCAGCCCAATTCAAATGGGTGGGTCACCTCAGTAAAATCCCTttcaaacagacacactgagtGAATACTGTCCACAGAATTTAGGAGGACGTACTGGCCAATAATAGCCTGGCAGCGGCCAATAATAGCCTGGCGTGCGCTGATTGACAAATGTGCGCCCATGGAAACTGTATCCGTGCAGCAGTTAAACCCTCTGTGGGTCACGGCTGCTGGAGTCCTTTAATTGGCACGGTGCCTTTGAAGCTGGCATCTGACTCCTTCTGCCCAGTCATGACTGTGAGTGGCCCCCCTGTTGCCCACCACACATCATCGGAGGACATCTGACTGCTTTATACATGCACTCCTCATCCTAAAGACATCTGTGTTAGGTCGCAACGGGCTAGACACGTCAGCAGAACCAGGACCCGCCCTGCTGTTGAGTCAGCAGTCTATGAAACTCCCTCACAGTGGTGAGGACTCAGTGTGTTGGGCTGCAGGGGAGGAAGGTCCAGACAGCAGGCTGTGCTTATCCTCCCCGCAGGCTTCACGACGGACATATGTTCACACTCAACTGCTGACACAGCAGATCTCTCGCATAACACCTACAAGAGCTGAGGATGTGATTCTTTGTGCTAAAACCTCACATTGTACACTGGTACCAGGGATTTAAACTGCAAATCAGTAACTAAACAAAGAGGCTGATTAAAATAACTATACCACCAGGGAATTATCCACAATAGCTGCCCAACCTAACAGGAAATGTGCGGCATAAAGTAGAACTCAGAGTGCAAAGCTGTGTAAAAGACAAATTCCTCCCATGTGTAACATCTATGTATTCAACTAGCACATAGAAAATTAGACAGGTACTTTCCAGGGGAGTGAAACTTATTATTTTGGGACCACACGCCCAAAGAAGTCAGAAGATAGGCTAATTAGTGATCTCCATGAAAAGAGGCAACATATTGAATCTTTATTCCCAATTCAAGACGATCACAAGCAAATGAGTACAATGACAGCTGTGCAACACAAACAGGGTTTACGGATTCTCAAAGCTGCTGGACAGCATCAGTTCAAGAGTGGAGTTACAATCGTCCCAGGGAAAAACTATTCTCCCGTGCATGTAGCATCACAGGGCACGTCACAAAGGAAGCGTCTGCCATATCCAACCTGAATCCATAGTGGCGATGAGGGGCCCTAAACCCAGTTTACTCTATTCCCCTAGGGACTGGCCCGTTGGAAGGGGCCGCCTCTGCACAGTGCACACCGTATCATATTTCTCAGTAAGCAACAGACAGAGGGACTGCTGGAAACACAGACTCCAGGCTTGCCCAAGACAGCTGCTCCACAGCACGATACTGCGCTTTACACTCAGCCAAGATGCCCACTTAAGGCCAAATGGAAGGTGATGATGACTGGCACCAGCTTCTCACTGTTGGCTAAATATATGTCAAATACCTGTATAGAAACCATTAGTGTAACTTAAGTATCTCGGATCTTCACACAATACAAAGTGTAAGTGGGCAGCCTGAACAATCGTTTTGGCCTAATGGTCTAGAAGTGATATGATGCAGGGTGGAGGTTCAGGCTTAAAGTAAAAAAAGCTGGTACCTCATGAAGTCGTTTCTTGGCCCTTTGTAACACCTCCTCGTACCCCTTTTGTCGCAGTTCACTCAAACTCTCATAGTACTCCTCGGGGTCATCGCTCTCCGTGAAAAGCACTTGGGATAGAATCTTCCACCCGCAAGTGTCAAGTGCGTGGCCCAGGTAAACCTGCAGCTGGTAACACAGGATGTCAGTCTCTTTCTCAGTGACCTCCGGAGGTCCAAACAACACCGTCCACATTCCCAACGGTTCTTCAGGGAAGGGGGGTAAACATGGCTCCAGGTCCGAGTTGACCGAGCACAGCAGCAGATGGACAGCCCGCATGTCCTGAAAAGAAAAGAGCCCAGCCCAGCTGCAATGCTCTCTGACACCGCTCTCCATGTCTTCCGAATCAGCGAATTCAACTTCAGGAGAGCGGTTCTCCCCTTTGATTACAGTGGGGTCCAAGACTTCAATGTCCATTGCTCTAGTTGGCCCTCTGCCCTGCAATCCAGCTTCTTTGTTGACACCTTTGCCTGGACTCGAATGTCCTGAATCTTTTCTGCGCACTGAAAGGTTTGTGCAGTGTTCTGCCTTAATTGGACCTCCTATTTTCTTTGTTGGGCTGTCACTTTCAATCTTTCCCTTGACAGGACTTTCAGAAGTTTTGGGTTTACTCTCCTTGTCTCTCCCTGGCGGGAGCGAATCATCCTGCTTGAGAACGGCCGTACCCTCCACGAATGATTCTCTGGCAATGCTCCTTCGCTGTACCGTTCTGTTGTGGCATGTGATGGCAAACTTCCCTTCCACGTCATTCCAAGCGACAATGAAAACGAacttgtgcttttctttttcatcaaaAACATTAGGTCTGACGGCCACCCACCCCGACTCCAAAGTGTCTTCCATTGTAAATGACATCTTTCAAACAGCGAATTTGCTTTTACCCGTCCgatgatgaaaaacaaatcagactGCGCAGCCAGTTAGTTTAGGCTACTAGAAGATATATCCAGAAAGATTTTAATGTTGACATAAAGCGACATCATAAAGCAGGCTCAGGAAAACGGCCATTTTGCCTCTTTATAACCTGCCACTAAAACGGGTAGTTTGTACTGGTCCTGCATTAGCCATCAGTCTCTTCATCGTCTTCCCTCACCTGACACTCGATTGCGGAGGCCCCTTTTCGTGCATCCCCATCGACAATGCAGAGCCGTTCACATCGTCACGTGTGAGTATCTGTTTACAACCAAACGGAGACAGAAAGTAAGCAAAGCGATGGCTCGACAGAAGGTCTGCTGTCAAATGCTGTTATTTGTCCTCTGTGGTAGTACCTCCCCGCTTGACTAGCTATTTCTTGGGTACAGCTCGCTTAGCTGGCGATAGCTTTCAAAAACCTAAGCAACATGATCTTCAAGAATTCCATAAACCCATTTGAAATGGTCTTACTGTTCAACATATGTTGATCGATACCCGTCCTGATTTCTCCCTGAAAGCGCATCGCTTAATCTCCTTCGTTCTCGGTTATAGATTGTGTTCCACATCGCTCCATAACAATGTTTTCATCCGACGAACTGCTGGTGACGTAGTTTTTACATAGGTACGTAAACAACTGCACGTGGGCCACGCAGTGAACGTGCTGACGCAATGATGCGTTGACATGGAAAAGGTGGAAATCAGGTGGAAATCGACGTGAGAATGGTCTTGCTGCTTCTTAACCATGTTCTTAACTCGTCAAATCGGGGAATCGTGCGCCAGTGTATGCTTAGAAGAGATAAAATGAAACCTTTATATGATTCTGAGCAATAGCAGCTACAATTGACACAATGTATCGCAAAGAAGTGATTTTACAAAAACAGATTACTTCCTGAACCACATCTCCAGATCATTGCAATACGAATAACGTTGCCCTACTAATGTAGTATGTTTTTGGCTGAGTTAACGCATACTAAAATGTCTTCAAATACGTTTCGTTTCCTAAGTTAATGCAAATACTCTTTTAGAGAGCCAGAGAATATAACAACGGAATACACACTGTACCTGTGCTGGATACGACTTATTTGTGATTTGCGATACAGTTCCATAGAGAGAACGTTATTAACATTTGTGGGTCGTCCACAAGACAAAGCATACGTAAGtgtggagggttttttttttttgtattttgcttcGTTTTACAATGCAATTTGTTTAGATTTTCCAGAAGTCTCGTGCCTATGTCTGTTGTTGTCCATCTATCTTGCATGCACAATTATGTAAATTACTTTGGATTTGATAAACGAGTACATTACGATAAATATAAACGTGAAATACAATATGAGCGTTAAAAGactcatttcaaatgttttagcTATTACCACTAGGTGGCATACAATGAACAGTAAATGCACTGGTCAGAGTTACCGATAAATGTCAAAGTAAATTTCTCCAGCTCTGTAGGAGATATGCATTCTAATCTAATACAAAGTTGTTCTATATTCAACAAGTAATATTGTGAAGCATATTTTTCGGATGACTGAAGTTTTGCCATTACTCTAGGAGAAGTAAAAGACCCATAATCATTGCGATTTGGATTTTCAATGCATGCACAAATTAGTTATTGTTATTACATATTAGTATGTAACTAAAACCCACAGGACCACATTGTGTTCAGATTCTACTTTCAGTTCATATAAAAAAGACTATTTGTGTGTATGATTATATCTACATGATAGTACCTCATATAAGATTAGTCTTCGCCTGAAAACAGCAATAGGTAATTTGCTTTGATTCTAAAACTAATGTACTTCAAGACTAAACTGACATAACCCAATGACCATAACAAAGGACAGACCACGCTGAAAATGTTGACAACAATTCTTTTATCAAATTGGGGATACATAAAAATGGTCCAAAAATGTGTATCTTTGttaaatggtttaaaatggGAATGAGTGCCAGACTCCTAGCTCCCCACCAGCTGGTTAGTTTTTGGCCTGAGCCTTATGGAAAAGCTGCTTTAGCTCATCCTTGGTGGTGGCCTCCTTGTGCTGTATCAGGTCAGCATGTCCTTTGGTCACTCCCCAGCAATCCGCAGTGGACATCGAGGGACATGTGGGACGCCCAGATGCTGGTTTCAGCTGCTCCCAATAGTCACGACGGGACCTTAGAGACACAAACGATTACACAAGATTAAGAGAAAGCAATTAGACAGCACATCAACATTATGTAAAACAGGTGCaagtttcagtttttaaagaaaggcGTGATATCTAAGAGGAACAAAACACTCATTTGGTGATTTCTTGCAGACGGATCTAGCTCCACATGGCATAATAACTAGAAGCCATTTTACCCAACTCTAAATTGGGTTGAGGGCTGCCATGGGAAATCAACATGGAAGAGGATTTGTGGCTATCAATAGGGATGCACTGAGATTTGCCGGACAGTTACACCTTAAACCAGTCTGCGGCCTTAAAACTGAAGCCAATATTAAGAAGTCGTTCAGTCAGAATGGTGAAGCCACAGTATCAAATGCTTTTGAAAGGTCAACAAACCAAGGATTCCAGGACCTTTGCAAAGGGGCAGAACAAAAGTGGATTTCCATACTACTGGGATTCAAAATAAGGCAGACgttaaatggaaatggaaatggaaatgctCTAAAAGTCAAAATTTCTAGAATGAACATGTTCAGGAGGGGCAGGTACTGTGTGATGACCTGGAACAActgtcaaataaatcaaataaatggcCAGCAGAAGTAAAGTCCTTACTGAACAGATCAACTATACACTGTTTATCATCTAATTTAATTCTTATGAGATCTAATTCTCATAAGGTAGAACTGGAATGAAAATAGCTGCAAATGGGCCAACTCAGTTCTATTTTTGTGCACAGACACAACAAATAGGGGCTGAAATAAGATAAAAGCCAATGATTGACAATTCATGAGCAACACTAAAATAGGGCTCAATGTCAGAGGGTAATGCCGAATCAATTTCTGTACACCCAATAGAAGAAATGGCAAAGCACTTTATTTGCTGCGCACATCCTTCAGTGGTCAATTGGAAGATGTGGCTATAATGCATGGAACCACAGGGAACCTGCTCTCTTGTGCAAACTTCGATAGTTctattcagaatgctgcagcttcTCACCTGGCTCGAACCCAGGGCTTGGTGTGCATCTCCAGGGCGCTGCCCCACAAGCCATGTTTCTCAGACGCTGCGGGCAGGAAGCCTCTCTCAGGTGCCAGCTCCTCTGACACTGCACGGATGTGGTAGGGCTCAAACCCGCAGCAGCCCCCAATGTAGCGAATGCCCACTTTGTACGCCTCTCTGGCATATTTGTGCATGTCCCATCTGGTCAGGATTCTGGGCTCCAATGCTGCAAGGTCAGTATAAGCATGATTAGCCCGGtcatatatatttatgcacTGATGATTCCTAAAGTGATTCCTAAAGGAATCTCAACCATTTTCCCTACCAAAGGGGAACTCTGGCAGGTCAATGAAGCCCTGGCAGCTGCAGTCAGGGGTGTGGTAGGCTAAGGGCTGGACCATAAAGTGAGCTTTGAGCCCAGCATGCTCTACTCCCTCCTTCATGAGCTTCACAGTCTTCACACAGGTCATGGGGTCAAAGTGGCAGTTGACTCCAACAATCTGGGCACCTGAGAGGAAAATAACACGCAGTTTATACAAGGAAAACATACTGATAAATTTAATAGCATCTTGTTTAAAAGCCTTCAATCAGATTTAAATGGAACAAATATAGCATGAATCTTACCAcataaatctgaataaattgcTTTGCTCAAGGATACATCATTCtagtgtactgtactgcatgtcCTGATTGAAGGACACTGGTTAGTTCTTATTAGTGCTCTCAATCACATGCTGTGGCCTGTACCAGAACTCTGACATTACATAATTGTGGAATGCGAGTAGACACCCAGCTCCTCATTACAACATAGCTCGCATATTTTCATCAATTACTGGCAAAATCACCAATAAGGAATGTCAATCGAATCTAACTTCTAAAGTAACATACCAGCCTTCACCAGCTTGACTGCGCAGTCTCCAGGACTGACTCCATTCAGATCTCCTTCAGGTCCAATGCACAGGCTGGCAGCGACGGGCTTCCCACTAGTCTTCAGAACCTGGACGGCCCACTCAGCCTCCTCTACATGCTCAAAGTACTGCGGACAGAAAACAGCTCAGATCACAGATACAAGTTTTAACCTTTTTAAAAGGAGGTAGCCACCAttatgtaattttctttttctttttatgccTCAGAAACCAAAATTCAATGATAATGTTATATATGAAACGGTGGCATTTACAGGACTGCTCAATTTTAAGATTATTCCAGAACGTGCATACCTCAGCTATTAAGAAGTCCACATTCTTCTGGACGAAGACATCAATCTGCTTCTTGAAGATGCCCTTCACTTCATCCTCACTCTTACAGCTCAAGTAGGAAGGAGTCTGGGAGACTCCACCTGCAACTAAGGCATCTCCCTCATTGGCCACCTCTCTGGCAAGGTCACAAGCAGCCTCGTTGACTTGCTGTCCCTGGAGTAAATTGAAAATGAGCATCTTCAGCATAATGTCTGAGTGAGAATGTAGCATCCAATTTTACATGGAGAACATTACATACATGCAATATAATAATGTATCTGAACAGCATTGATCCATACCCTTATTCTTTTCATATAAATTCAGTGATGTAATCCTAAAATAACACTTTTTGTATGATATGCTGATTAAAATTATGTCCCTAGAGCAGAGAAAATGTTACATAAAGTACTGTAATGGGATTTCAAATGTGTATGccagttttcattccaaccacaattgcaaacacacaattttaacatgctgtacatttttcttaataatGTGCTTctcatgttttgagggattatcTACCCTCTTAAATCTAATTCATCTGAAGCCACACACCCATGCATCCTGCTCAACTACATTTTTGCCACAGGCAGGCTACAGCAATCTTCACAAACAGAATATCTGTGTAATTCAACCAAGTCCCAAATTTGAAGACAGTCCATCCACAACTCTAGGGCTACCAACTGGCCAAATTTTAtgttaagatttttttcttgtttgaccAAGAgttgtgattcttttttttctcatgaccAATATGATTTtccagcattttacattttctgaaaaacctacttttgcaaACTAGGCCTAAGCCATTTGACCACCACCAAATTTGGCATGCATAATCATGAGAGTCATTAAAAAATAGTTGTTAGGTCAAACAATATAGCCACTGTAGGCAAACAAATTCTTTACTCTACAACACTCGCATTGATGGCAAAACTTGGTAGCCTTTTTTCCCAGGGGGCTGTGGGTTACCCATTAAGTTGCATGAAATttcaccaggaaaaaaaattactctCCAATGAAAGCATATATTTCAACCATACCTTTTTGTGGATCATTGCAATAAaggtgtgaggtggtggcacctctctctctgatttctgcgggttaattgaccctgacgaggggcaggtgtgtgagtactatggtgaggtgatagcacctcacaggtatttgtctgagctaattgtccctgatgaggg is a window from the Anguilla rostrata isolate EN2019 chromosome 14, ASM1855537v3, whole genome shotgun sequence genome containing:
- the bhmt gene encoding betaine--homocysteine S-methyltransferase 1, with amino-acid sequence MAPTKKGILERLDAGEIVIGDGGFVFALEKRGYVKAGPWTPEAAAEHPEAVRQLHREFLRAGSNVMQTFTFYASDDKLENRGNVLKFTGQQVNEAACDLAREVANEGDALVAGGVSQTPSYLSCKSEDEVKGIFKKQIDVFVQKNVDFLIAEYFEHVEEAEWAVQVLKTSGKPVAASLCIGPEGDLNGVSPGDCAVKLVKAGAQIVGVNCHFDPMTCVKTVKLMKEGVEHAGLKAHFMVQPLAYHTPDCSCQGFIDLPEFPFALEPRILTRWDMHKYAREAYKVGIRYIGGCCGFEPYHIRAVSEELAPERGFLPAASEKHGLWGSALEMHTKPWVRARSRRDYWEQLKPASGRPTCPSMSTADCWGVTKGHADLIQHKEATTKDELKQLFHKAQAKN